One Sphingomonas sp. JUb134 DNA segment encodes these proteins:
- the arsN2 gene encoding arsenic resistance N-acetyltransferase ArsN2, with amino-acid sequence MTALRVTALDPDNLGGLRDALAASGLPVADLVDSNRAFFRFDNDAGLVGYGGLEGHGADRLLRLLLVVADRRGDGLGRAMLGLLEARARKLSVARLHLLTNTAAPFFTANSYAAADRATAPASIAGSREFTALCPASAAYLVKAL; translated from the coding sequence ATGACGGCGCTGCGTGTCACCGCGCTCGATCCCGACAATTTGGGCGGGCTGCGCGACGCGCTCGCCGCCTCGGGCCTACCCGTCGCCGATCTGGTCGACTCTAACCGGGCCTTCTTCCGGTTCGATAATGACGCCGGCCTGGTTGGCTATGGCGGGCTTGAAGGGCATGGAGCCGATCGCCTGCTCCGCTTGCTCCTGGTCGTCGCCGATCGGCGCGGCGACGGCTTGGGCCGCGCCATGCTCGGCCTGCTTGAAGCCCGCGCGCGGAAGCTGAGCGTCGCCCGCCTTCATCTTCTCACCAACACGGCCGCGCCATTCTTCACCGCCAATAGCTATGCTGCCGCCGATCGCGCGACGGCCCCGGCGTCGATCGCCGGCTCGCGCGAGTTCACCGCGCTCTGCCCGGCATCTGCCGCCTATCTCGTGAAAGCCCTCTGA
- a CDS encoding recombinase family protein — protein sequence MASKTDSYARVSTGDQDVAGQTMRLEEAGAIKVFTDVMSGKSMERPGLAELIAYARKGDTLAVVRLDRLGRSLAELLTTVETLRGQGIALLSLEEKIDTSSAAGELIFHVFGAIAHFERRLISERTRDGIAAARAKGKLPGRQPLDMSKVHAAIKLVEASISPTEAARQLGIGRSTIYREMRRLGVERPI from the coding sequence TTGGCTTCGAAAACTGACAGTTATGCCCGCGTCAGCACCGGCGATCAGGACGTGGCTGGACAGACCATGCGTCTGGAGGAGGCCGGCGCGATCAAGGTGTTCACCGACGTCATGTCGGGCAAGAGCATGGAGCGGCCCGGTCTGGCCGAACTGATCGCCTATGCCCGCAAGGGCGACACGCTGGCGGTGGTCCGCCTCGATCGGCTTGGGCGCTCGCTCGCCGAATTGCTCACCACGGTCGAGACGCTACGCGGCCAGGGCATCGCGCTCCTGAGTCTTGAGGAAAAGATCGACACATCGTCGGCCGCCGGCGAACTCATCTTCCATGTGTTCGGGGCCATCGCCCATTTCGAGCGGAGACTGATCTCCGAGCGAACCAGGGATGGGATCGCCGCCGCGCGCGCCAAAGGCAAGTTGCCCGGCCGTCAGCCGCTCGACATGTCCAAGGTACATGCCGCCATCAAACTGGTCGAAGCGAGCATCTCGCCGACAGAAGCAGCACGACAACTCGGCATCGGCCGATCGACCATCTATCGAGAAATGCGCCGCCTCGGCGTGGAAAGGCCCATCTGA
- a CDS encoding HupE/UreJ family protein, with translation MLFTFATGAQAHGIEEGDQGYVQEVSGVQFIPFMYLGAKHMVTGYDHLLFLFGVVFFLYRLKHIATYVTLFAIGHSTTMLFGVLTGVTANAYVIDAIIGLSVVYKALDNLGAFRRWFGVQPNTKAATLIFGFFHGFGLATKILEFEMSPDGLLPNLIAFNIGVELGQLLALSAILIAMGFWRRSRGFARHAYTANVLLMTAGFVLIGFQLTGLAVA, from the coding sequence ATGCTCTTCACCTTCGCCACCGGCGCGCAGGCACACGGCATAGAAGAAGGCGACCAGGGCTACGTCCAGGAAGTGAGCGGGGTGCAGTTCATCCCGTTCATGTATCTCGGCGCCAAGCACATGGTCACGGGCTATGACCATCTGCTGTTCTTGTTCGGCGTTGTGTTCTTCCTTTACCGGCTCAAGCACATCGCTACCTATGTGACGCTGTTCGCGATCGGCCACTCGACGACGATGCTGTTCGGCGTGCTGACCGGCGTCACCGCCAACGCCTATGTCATCGACGCGATCATCGGCCTGTCGGTCGTCTACAAGGCGCTCGACAATCTGGGCGCGTTCCGGCGCTGGTTCGGAGTGCAGCCGAACACCAAGGCGGCGACGTTAATCTTCGGCTTCTTCCACGGCTTCGGCCTGGCGACCAAGATCCTCGAGTTCGAGATGTCGCCGGACGGCCTGCTGCCCAATCTGATCGCGTTCAACATCGGCGTCGAGCTGGGCCAGCTGCTCGCCCTGTCGGCGATCCTGATCGCGATGGGATTCTGGCGACGAAGCCGCGGCTTCGCCCGCCACGCCTACACCGCCAATGTGCTGCTGATGACTGCAGGTTTCGTGCTCATCGGCTTCCAACTGACTGGCCTCGCGGTCGCCTGA
- a CDS encoding DUF3147 family protein, producing the protein MLYLAIKALISGIIIAAVSEIAKRSPGFGALVAALPLVSVLGMIWLWRDTHDPVGMAAHARATFWFVLPSLPMFLLIPALLNRGVPFWAALVAGCALTIALYFLMVWAAPRIGLRL; encoded by the coding sequence ATGCTTTATCTTGCAATCAAGGCCCTCATCTCGGGTATCATCATCGCGGCCGTGTCGGAGATCGCGAAGCGCAGTCCCGGCTTCGGCGCGCTGGTCGCAGCGCTGCCGCTGGTCTCGGTGCTCGGCATGATCTGGCTGTGGCGAGACACGCACGATCCAGTTGGCATGGCGGCGCACGCCCGCGCGACCTTCTGGTTCGTGTTGCCGTCGCTGCCGATGTTTCTCCTGATCCCAGCGCTGCTCAACCGGGGGGTGCCGTTCTGGGCCGCGCTGGTCGCAGGCTGTGCGCTTACGATCGCGCTCTACTTCCTCATGGTATGGGCTGCCCCGCGGATCGGGCTACGGCTCTGA
- a CDS encoding efflux RND transporter permease subunit → MLERIIRLSIRQRFAVLAIALLLAALGVWAFGRLKIDAVPDITNVQVQINTEAPGFSPLEAEQRVTFPVETAIAGLPGLEYTRSVSRYGLSQVTVVFKDGTDIYFARQLVNERLQGVRGTLPANIEPELGPIATGLGEIFMYTVEARPGAVNDAGKRYTAQDLRTLHDWVVRPQLRTVPGVTEVNSVGGYRREYVVAPYPERLAGFGLSVSDLVAALEKNNANVGAGYIEQSGSQYLIRVPGQAANERDLSGIIIAYRQNTPIRVADVADVEIGSELRNGAATKDGREVVLGTIYMLVGENPRNVSVAVAERLEAVNRSLPGGVVVNTVYDRSKLVEATVGTVEKNLAEGALLVIVVLFLLLGNIRAALITAAVIPLSFLMTITGMVASDTSGNLMSLGALDFGLIVDGAVIIVENCLRRFGEAQHRLGRLLEREERFDLAASASAEVIRPSLFGIAIITIVYLPIFALEGVEGKTFHPMAFTVVLALTAALLLSLTFVPAAVATFVTGHVDEKENRVMRAAGRGYRPLLDWALRMRVAVVAGAVALVVVSGFAATRLGSEFIPNLDEGDIALHALRIPGTSLSQAVAMQLALERRIKRFPEVEQVFAKIGTADVATDPVPPSVADTFVIMKPRDQWPDPRKPKAQLVAEMDAAVQQVPGSRYEFIQPIQMRFNELIAGVRSDVAIRVYGDDLEQLAGVAANVLAVVSGIEGSQDAQTEQVRGLPFIQILPDRFALTRLGLNIADVQAVVAAATGGTQAGQIFDGDRRFDIVVRLPERLRQDPSVLQRLPIPLPNGAGSVPLSEVATIERTTGPNQISREDGKRRAVVTTNVRGRDLGSFIAETQARIGREVPLPAGYWIDYGGTFEQLQSASTRLKIVVPLALLLIFGLLVALFRSAKDALIVFSGVPLALTGGIAALLLRGIPFSISAGVGFIALSGVAVLNGLVMLTFIRQLRAEGAGLDDAIREGALTRLRPVLMTALVASLGFVPMALNVGLGSEVQRPLATVVIGGIISSTLLTLIVLPALYRMMHGREEAKAARASALPVVDSSPETKPI, encoded by the coding sequence ATGCTCGAACGCATCATTCGGCTGTCGATCCGGCAGCGTTTCGCCGTCCTCGCGATAGCCCTTCTCCTCGCCGCACTAGGCGTCTGGGCATTCGGTCGCCTCAAGATCGACGCCGTGCCGGACATCACCAACGTTCAGGTCCAGATCAACACCGAGGCGCCGGGCTTCTCGCCATTGGAGGCCGAACAGCGCGTCACCTTTCCGGTCGAGACCGCCATCGCCGGCCTGCCGGGGCTGGAATACACCCGCTCGGTCTCGCGCTACGGGCTGAGCCAGGTCACGGTCGTGTTCAAGGACGGGACCGATATCTACTTCGCGCGGCAACTCGTGAACGAGCGGCTGCAAGGCGTCCGCGGCACGCTGCCGGCGAACATCGAACCCGAGCTGGGGCCGATCGCGACCGGCCTGGGCGAGATCTTCATGTATACGGTCGAGGCGCGACCGGGCGCGGTCAACGATGCGGGCAAGCGCTACACGGCGCAGGACCTGCGCACGCTGCATGATTGGGTGGTGCGTCCTCAGCTCCGCACCGTTCCCGGCGTGACGGAAGTCAATTCGGTCGGCGGCTACCGGCGCGAATATGTCGTCGCCCCCTATCCCGAACGGCTCGCCGGCTTCGGCCTGAGCGTGTCGGACCTGGTGGCCGCGCTGGAGAAGAACAACGCCAATGTAGGCGCTGGCTATATCGAGCAATCCGGCTCGCAATATCTGATCCGTGTCCCCGGTCAGGCGGCGAACGAGCGCGACCTGTCAGGCATCATTATCGCCTACCGCCAGAATACCCCGATCCGCGTCGCCGATGTGGCCGATGTCGAAATCGGGTCGGAGCTGCGCAATGGCGCCGCGACCAAGGACGGTCGCGAAGTCGTGCTCGGCACCATCTACATGCTGGTGGGCGAGAACCCGCGCAATGTCAGCGTGGCGGTCGCCGAACGCTTGGAGGCAGTCAACCGGTCCCTGCCGGGCGGGGTCGTGGTCAACACCGTCTATGACCGCTCCAAGCTGGTCGAGGCCACGGTCGGCACCGTCGAGAAGAACCTTGCCGAAGGCGCGCTGCTCGTCATCGTCGTGCTGTTCCTGCTGCTCGGCAACATCCGCGCGGCGCTCATCACCGCAGCCGTCATCCCGCTATCCTTCCTGATGACGATCACCGGCATGGTGGCGTCGGACACGTCGGGTAATCTGATGAGCCTGGGCGCACTCGACTTCGGGCTGATCGTCGATGGCGCGGTCATCATCGTGGAAAATTGCCTGCGCCGGTTCGGCGAAGCGCAGCACCGGCTCGGACGCCTGCTGGAGCGGGAGGAGCGGTTCGATCTGGCCGCGTCGGCCAGTGCGGAGGTCATCCGCCCCAGCCTATTCGGCATCGCCATCATCACCATCGTATACCTGCCGATCTTCGCGCTGGAAGGCGTGGAAGGAAAGACGTTCCACCCGATGGCGTTCACCGTCGTCCTCGCCCTCACGGCCGCGCTGCTTCTGTCGCTCACCTTCGTTCCCGCCGCGGTCGCGACCTTCGTCACCGGCCACGTCGATGAGAAGGAAAACCGCGTGATGCGCGCGGCCGGGCGGGGCTATCGTCCGCTGCTCGATTGGGCGCTGCGGATGCGGGTGGCGGTCGTCGCCGGCGCGGTCGCGCTGGTCGTGGTCAGCGGCTTCGCCGCGACCCGCCTAGGGTCGGAATTCATCCCCAATCTCGATGAAGGTGACATCGCGCTCCACGCGCTTCGTATCCCCGGTACGAGTCTCAGCCAGGCGGTGGCGATGCAATTGGCGCTCGAACGACGCATCAAGCGGTTCCCGGAAGTCGAACAGGTGTTCGCCAAGATCGGCACCGCCGATGTGGCGACCGATCCTGTTCCGCCCTCTGTCGCCGACACGTTCGTCATCATGAAACCTCGGGACCAGTGGCCCGACCCGCGCAAGCCCAAGGCGCAGCTGGTCGCCGAAATGGACGCGGCGGTGCAACAAGTGCCGGGCTCGCGCTATGAGTTCATCCAGCCCATCCAGATGCGGTTCAACGAACTGATCGCGGGCGTCCGGTCGGACGTGGCGATCCGGGTCTATGGCGACGATCTGGAACAACTCGCGGGAGTAGCCGCGAACGTGCTGGCCGTCGTCTCGGGCATCGAAGGATCGCAGGACGCACAAACCGAACAAGTGAGGGGCCTGCCGTTCATTCAGATCCTGCCCGATCGGTTCGCGCTGACCCGGCTTGGCCTCAACATCGCCGACGTGCAGGCCGTGGTTGCGGCAGCGACCGGGGGAACGCAGGCGGGGCAAATCTTCGATGGCGATCGACGCTTCGATATCGTCGTGCGCCTGCCCGAACGGCTGCGCCAGGACCCGTCTGTGCTCCAGCGCCTGCCTATCCCGCTGCCGAACGGCGCGGGGTCGGTGCCGCTATCCGAAGTCGCCACGATCGAGCGCACGACGGGTCCGAACCAGATCAGCCGCGAGGATGGCAAGCGCCGGGCAGTCGTCACCACCAACGTGCGCGGACGCGACCTCGGATCGTTCATCGCCGAGACGCAAGCGCGGATCGGCCGGGAAGTGCCCCTGCCGGCGGGATACTGGATCGACTATGGCGGCACGTTCGAACAGCTTCAGTCCGCATCGACGCGGTTGAAGATCGTCGTTCCGCTCGCGCTGCTGCTGATTTTCGGACTGCTCGTCGCGTTGTTCCGGTCGGCCAAGGACGCGCTCATCGTGTTCTCGGGCGTGCCGCTGGCGCTTACTGGCGGCATTGCTGCGCTGCTGCTGCGTGGCATCCCGTTCTCGATTTCGGCGGGCGTCGGGTTCATCGCGCTGTCGGGCGTGGCGGTCCTGAATGGGCTCGTCATGCTCACCTTCATCCGCCAGCTCCGGGCCGAAGGCGCGGGCCTTGATGACGCGATCCGCGAAGGGGCGCTTACCCGGCTGCGGCCGGTGCTGATGACCGCGCTCGTCGCCAGCCTCGGGTTCGTGCCGATGGCGCTCAACGTCGGGCTCGGCTCCGAAGTGCAGCGGCCGCTGGCGACAGTGGTGATCGGCGGGATCATCTCGTCGACGCTGCTGACGCTGATCGTTCTGCCGGCGCTCTACCGCATGATGCACGGGCGCGAGGAAGCAAAAGCCGCCCGCGCGAGCGCCCTTCCCGTCGTAGACTCAAGCCCGGAGACAAAACCGATATGA
- the arsH gene encoding arsenical resistance protein ArsH: MPLRQLSDPDNLPALDRRYVIGRPAFGLGAGDPPPRILLLYGSLRERSFSRLCVEEAARLLQFFGCETRIYDPSALPLPDQVAGDDHPAVHELRELSMWSEGHVWCSPERHGQVTGIIKTQIDHLPLSIGGMRPTQGRTLAVMQVSAGSQSFNSVNTLRVLGRWMRMVTIPNQSSVAKAFQEFDDAGRMKPSSYYDRIVDVMEELVRFTVLLRPHAAQLVDRYSERKEAGVPIDSTTDLSSIATAS; this comes from the coding sequence ATGCCACTGCGCCAGCTCTCCGATCCCGACAACCTGCCCGCGCTAGATCGACGCTATGTGATCGGCCGCCCCGCCTTCGGCCTTGGCGCGGGTGATCCTCCGCCGCGCATTCTGCTGCTCTACGGCTCCCTGCGCGAGCGGTCGTTCTCGCGACTGTGCGTGGAGGAAGCGGCGCGACTGCTGCAATTTTTCGGGTGCGAGACCCGCATTTACGATCCCTCGGCGCTGCCGCTGCCCGATCAGGTCGCCGGCGACGATCATCCCGCCGTCCACGAACTGCGCGAGCTGTCGATGTGGTCGGAAGGCCATGTGTGGTGTTCCCCTGAACGACACGGACAGGTCACGGGCATCATCAAAACGCAAATCGACCATCTGCCGCTCTCGATAGGTGGGATGCGACCGACGCAGGGCCGCACGCTTGCGGTCATGCAGGTGTCGGCCGGTTCGCAGTCGTTCAACAGCGTCAACACGCTGCGCGTCCTCGGCCGCTGGATGCGAATGGTGACGATTCCGAACCAGTCGAGCGTCGCCAAGGCGTTTCAGGAGTTTGACGATGCCGGGCGCATGAAGCCGTCCAGCTATTACGATCGGATCGTGGACGTGATGGAGGAGCTGGTGCGGTTCACCGTGCTGCTGCGGCCGCACGCGGCTCAGCTCGTCGATCGCTACTCCGAACGAAAGGAAGCCGGGGTGCCGATCGACTCCACAACCGACCTGTCGAGCATCGCGACAGCCTCCTAG
- a CDS encoding YnfA family protein, giving the protein MTALVYLAASVAEIAGCFAFWAWLRLGKSPLWLAPGVVSLMLFAWLLTRVDSDAAGRAYAAYGGVYICASLIWLWAVEGVRPDRWDVGGAALCLVGTCVILLGPRTA; this is encoded by the coding sequence ATGACGGCACTCGTATATCTGGCCGCGTCGGTCGCAGAAATTGCAGGCTGCTTTGCTTTTTGGGCATGGTTGCGACTGGGCAAATCGCCCCTGTGGCTGGCCCCGGGCGTGGTATCGCTTATGCTGTTCGCTTGGCTGCTGACGCGCGTGGATAGCGATGCAGCGGGGCGGGCCTATGCTGCTTATGGCGGCGTCTACATCTGCGCATCGTTGATCTGGCTGTGGGCTGTCGAAGGGGTGAGACCCGATCGCTGGGACGTAGGCGGCGCGGCGCTCTGTTTGGTCGGAACATGCGTCATTCTTCTCGGACCACGAACCGCATGA
- a CDS encoding transmembrane anchor protein produces MFNSQMPDLSDLPTSRQLVRSTLVAFAAAAAILVTVVLPSEYGVDPTGVGRVLDLTEMGEIKVQLAREAATDAAADASAPVAPPTSSAATPVAAATAAPVLAKAAEPAMAERRDEMSVTLAPGVGAEIKVVAVKGARIGFEWSVSGGHVNYDTHADAPDISYHRYGKGQRSTGERGTLIAAFDGSHGWFWRNRSGAPVTVVLRTNGGYSAIRRVV; encoded by the coding sequence ATGTTCAATTCGCAAATGCCCGACCTCTCCGACCTCCCGACGTCGCGCCAGCTCGTCCGCTCGACGCTTGTGGCGTTCGCTGCCGCCGCCGCGATCCTGGTCACGGTCGTACTGCCGTCCGAATACGGTGTCGACCCGACCGGCGTCGGCCGCGTGCTCGACCTGACGGAGATGGGGGAGATCAAGGTCCAGCTCGCGCGGGAAGCCGCGACCGATGCCGCGGCCGACGCAAGCGCGCCGGTCGCTCCGCCTACATCGAGTGCCGCCACCCCGGTCGCGGCAGCGACCGCGGCTCCGGTGCTCGCCAAGGCTGCCGAACCGGCGATGGCAGAGCGGCGGGACGAGATGAGCGTCACCCTCGCGCCGGGCGTGGGCGCGGAGATCAAGGTCGTGGCCGTCAAGGGCGCGCGGATCGGCTTCGAATGGTCCGTGTCCGGCGGCCACGTAAATTACGACACGCACGCCGATGCGCCGGATATCTCCTACCACCGCTACGGCAAGGGTCAGCGGTCTACGGGCGAACGCGGAACCCTCATCGCCGCCTTCGACGGTTCGCACGGCTGGTTCTGGCGCAACCGTTCGGGAGCGCCCGTCACCGTAGTTCTGCGCACTAACGGCGGCTATTCCGCCATTCGCCGTGTCGTATGA
- a CDS encoding TolC family protein codes for MSFCLRAAIMAVALSSAAVVHGQTLTLEDAIARAIAASPQGAATAARTDALTAARAGADTRPAASIDVLAENFGVGGDDLNRQIQIGATYSQRIERGGKRAARVAAADADLDVARAEAVVRRLETATAVQRLYVEVQAAEAAIGIARERVTIAEQLAREVGRRVAEARDPLFAGTRARTQLAEAKVDLELAEHARDAALKRLASLWAGDVAGMAIPADRFLMLEPSSGALQPAPADLAIFEARRRRAAAGLTLQQAGARTDPTWSAGPRYIGTGDVAIVAGVSLPLANRGLNRANIARAEAEAREVEADLAVERFQRTQAIALAAEKVEETRHEVEAIRDRVVPGAQRTLTEVRAGYNRGGFTFLDVSTAQVALHEARARMVRAAARHHEARADLDRLTGRFAALAQGTQ; via the coding sequence ATGTCATTCTGTTTGCGTGCCGCCATTATGGCGGTGGCGCTGTCGTCCGCGGCCGTCGTTCACGGCCAGACGCTGACGCTGGAGGATGCGATCGCGCGCGCGATTGCCGCCTCACCGCAAGGTGCCGCGACTGCCGCGCGCACCGACGCGCTCACCGCCGCCCGCGCTGGTGCGGATACGCGGCCGGCCGCGTCGATCGACGTGTTGGCCGAAAACTTTGGGGTCGGCGGCGACGATCTGAACCGCCAGATTCAGATCGGCGCGACCTATAGCCAGCGCATCGAGCGCGGGGGCAAGCGCGCCGCACGGGTCGCGGCGGCCGATGCTGATCTCGACGTGGCGCGCGCCGAAGCGGTAGTACGCCGGCTTGAAACCGCGACGGCAGTGCAGCGCCTGTATGTCGAGGTGCAGGCAGCCGAAGCCGCGATCGGCATCGCGCGCGAGCGCGTCACCATCGCCGAGCAACTGGCGCGCGAGGTCGGCCGCCGCGTCGCCGAGGCGCGTGACCCGCTATTCGCGGGCACGCGAGCACGAACGCAGCTGGCGGAGGCCAAGGTCGATCTGGAGCTTGCCGAGCACGCGCGCGATGCCGCGTTGAAGCGGCTAGCGTCTTTGTGGGCTGGTGACGTGGCCGGAATGGCGATCCCGGCCGATCGCTTCCTGATGCTGGAGCCCTCATCGGGTGCGCTCCAGCCCGCCCCCGCCGATCTCGCCATCTTTGAGGCGCGGCGACGACGTGCGGCGGCCGGGCTGACGCTCCAACAGGCAGGTGCGCGCACCGATCCGACGTGGTCGGCGGGGCCGCGCTACATCGGCACGGGCGACGTGGCGATCGTCGCGGGCGTGTCGCTACCGCTCGCCAACCGTGGCCTCAACCGCGCCAATATCGCGCGCGCGGAAGCCGAAGCGAGGGAAGTCGAGGCCGATCTTGCCGTGGAGCGGTTCCAGCGGACCCAGGCCATCGCGCTCGCGGCCGAAAAGGTCGAGGAGACGCGCCACGAGGTAGAAGCGATCAGGGACCGGGTAGTCCCCGGTGCCCAGCGGACGCTTACCGAAGTACGCGCCGGTTACAACCGCGGCGGGTTCACCTTTCTCGACGTGTCTACGGCGCAAGTCGCGCTCCATGAAGCCCGCGCCCGAATGGTCCGCGCAGCCGCTCGTCACCACGAAGCCCGCGCCGATCTCGATCGACTGACCGGCCGCTTCGCCGCCCTTGCGCAAGGAACACAATGA
- a CDS encoding efflux RND transporter periplasmic adaptor subunit: MRTFTLALLLALPLAACGEGAGNNTAEHEAPAAGDYERGPHNGRMLRDGDFAIEVTVFEDGVPPEYRLFAYRGDKPVAPAQVQAGITIRRLDGEVTTFAFRPEEDYLRGQATLVEPHSFDVAVTVNEGGRRHAWKFPSYEGRTTIAPAAARAANIETAVAGPAEIGETLEIVGRVELDPSASADVGAKFPGRVVSVHRNVGDRVGVGTLLARVESSNSLQTYPVTAPIAGVVTQRSTNVGDVTGDDPVFVISDPSRTVATFPIFPRDIERIRPGQAVQIRGLEGERSQGSTIRDFLPLAEVQTQTVTARAGLPNPGDFWRPGMAVRGIVTVDRRTEPLAVRTEAIQQFRDFRVVFARVRDTYEVRMLQLGREGPEWTEVLGGLKPGTTYVTKNSYVIKADIEKSGASHDH; encoded by the coding sequence ATGCGGACGTTCACGCTCGCCCTGCTTCTCGCCCTGCCGCTCGCCGCCTGTGGCGAGGGAGCCGGAAACAACACCGCGGAACATGAAGCGCCGGCCGCCGGTGACTATGAGCGCGGCCCCCATAATGGCCGGATGCTGCGCGACGGCGATTTCGCCATCGAGGTCACGGTGTTCGAGGATGGCGTGCCACCCGAATACCGGCTCTTCGCTTATCGCGGGGACAAGCCGGTCGCGCCCGCCCAGGTCCAGGCGGGCATCACCATCCGGCGTCTCGACGGCGAGGTTACGACCTTCGCGTTCCGGCCCGAAGAAGACTATTTGCGCGGGCAAGCCACGCTGGTCGAGCCGCACAGCTTCGATGTGGCGGTCACCGTCAATGAAGGCGGACGGCGGCACGCCTGGAAGTTCCCATCCTATGAGGGCCGCACGACGATCGCCCCCGCCGCGGCTCGCGCGGCGAACATCGAGACGGCGGTCGCCGGGCCTGCCGAGATCGGCGAGACGCTGGAAATCGTCGGCCGGGTTGAGCTCGACCCTTCGGCGAGCGCGGACGTGGGAGCCAAGTTCCCGGGCCGTGTCGTGTCGGTCCATCGGAACGTCGGCGATCGGGTCGGCGTCGGCACGCTGCTCGCACGGGTGGAAAGCAGCAACTCGCTCCAGACCTATCCCGTCACTGCGCCGATCGCCGGCGTCGTCACGCAGCGGAGCACCAATGTCGGCGACGTGACCGGGGACGATCCGGTCTTCGTCATCTCCGACCCGTCGCGCACGGTTGCGACGTTCCCGATCTTCCCGCGCGACATCGAACGCATCCGACCCGGGCAGGCGGTGCAGATCAGGGGCCTTGAGGGCGAACGCTCGCAAGGATCGACCATCCGTGACTTCCTGCCGCTCGCCGAAGTCCAGACGCAGACGGTGACGGCGCGCGCGGGCCTGCCCAACCCGGGCGACTTCTGGCGGCCGGGCATGGCGGTGCGCGGCATCGTCACCGTGGATCGCCGTACCGAGCCGCTTGCGGTGCGGACGGAGGCAATCCAGCAGTTCCGTGATTTCCGCGTCGTGTTCGCTAGGGTGCGCGACACCTATGAGGTGCGGATGCTCCAGCTCGGCCGCGAGGGGCCGGAATGGACGGAGGTGCTGGGCGGACTGAAGCCCGGAACGACCTACGTGACGAAGAACAGCTACGTCATCAAAGCCGACATCGAAAAGTCCGGCGCAAGCCACGACCACTAG